Proteins from a single region of Verrucosispora sp. NA02020:
- a CDS encoding transposase has product MFREEDDAVALVRVYCGLASADPAGRPVSAGSTLTSAVVDDAGRLLHVCEVSDDPAGYARLVTLLVERSGGPSGAAIAADSDDHTVTSLLSAAGRPLAIADDDSVDDFAERFADDDSLEEMQAPPAVRRAVGLARALQAGALSAVTLPAPRDLAGYKQVLAAHAALAAGRHSAAAALREVLRELYPAALRAYPDPAESIPLAVLDALPEPGMLTDAAGRGRDAAVTADAVTAQLAAEGAGEADAIDEAVTALRVAISETPRRSTVNRALTSAAAETIRQAVASVRACDAGCEALVGALHARTAHPAHPAPAVGRRAAARRGEPVGELPSTAAAPAPAPAPGLRPVRPTGPEPAGGGRRSRPEPQPGSGPASPRPLGPPPVAPAPVAPPPVAPMPLTPAAMSGPPVSAPSTHAEPGPSRIDGPTNRPISTPPPPPPGITPIAPSQRGTVPPAEAGEPFRPTLTTAAINSARAERQRTIIPPRPKTNGEPPTGFSATDLSVPVPAPRPDQEPTAPPGSRANWPLVNNPENPADVTSPLNPVVTSAYDDRKRHEAPQPPADLGAERRVTPPWLADDLPPEPPVLRLVEPPPLADRALRSSAESAQETPPLRLVDRGDPARGGRPVERLDLTPPARRAEPPVEHRPPPVPDEGDGDLLIFAQARSAWFVGHGESADLEWSSLADTGWEAAEQAARPAVGAETGAGLPKRVPQANLVPGSPLREERPLRIVRDAASLAENTTGYFRGWRRGQEIGGFAVGGRPGRESAGGWDFTRDSGERDDDREYEYRSAGYRS; this is encoded by the coding sequence GTGTTCCGGGAGGAGGACGACGCCGTGGCGCTCGTGCGCGTGTACTGCGGTCTGGCCTCGGCGGATCCGGCTGGCCGACCGGTCTCGGCCGGTTCGACGCTGACGTCCGCTGTGGTCGACGACGCAGGCCGTCTGCTGCATGTCTGCGAGGTGAGCGACGACCCGGCGGGTTACGCCCGGCTGGTCACGCTGCTCGTGGAGCGCTCAGGCGGGCCGAGCGGTGCGGCGATTGCCGCCGACAGTGACGACCACACCGTCACCTCGCTGCTCAGCGCCGCCGGTCGTCCGCTGGCGATCGCCGACGACGACTCGGTCGACGACTTCGCCGAGCGGTTCGCCGACGACGACTCCTTGGAGGAGATGCAGGCCCCGCCGGCCGTCCGACGGGCTGTCGGACTGGCTCGCGCCCTCCAGGCCGGCGCCCTCTCCGCGGTGACCCTGCCGGCACCCCGGGACCTCGCCGGTTACAAGCAGGTGCTCGCGGCGCACGCCGCCCTGGCCGCCGGCCGGCACTCCGCCGCAGCCGCGCTGCGCGAGGTGCTGCGCGAGCTCTACCCGGCCGCGTTGCGGGCCTACCCGGATCCGGCCGAGTCGATCCCGCTGGCGGTGCTGGACGCGCTGCCCGAGCCGGGCATGCTCACCGACGCCGCAGGACGCGGTCGTGACGCGGCGGTCACCGCCGACGCCGTCACCGCCCAGCTCGCGGCCGAGGGCGCGGGCGAGGCGGACGCGATCGACGAGGCGGTCACCGCGCTTCGGGTGGCGATCTCCGAGACGCCGCGCCGGTCCACGGTCAACCGGGCCCTCACCTCCGCCGCCGCCGAGACGATCCGACAGGCGGTCGCCTCGGTCCGGGCCTGCGACGCCGGTTGCGAGGCGCTGGTCGGCGCCCTGCACGCCCGCACCGCTCACCCCGCTCACCCCGCACCGGCCGTCGGACGCCGGGCCGCCGCCCGACGGGGCGAGCCGGTGGGCGAGCTGCCCTCCACCGCCGCCGCGCCCGCTCCGGCTCCCGCCCCCGGTCTGCGCCCGGTCCGGCCCACCGGGCCCGAACCGGCCGGTGGTGGCCGCCGCAGTCGGCCCGAGCCGCAGCCCGGCAGCGGTCCCGCGTCGCCGCGTCCGCTCGGTCCGCCGCCGGTCGCCCCGGCACCGGTCGCACCGCCGCCCGTCGCACCCATGCCGCTGACGCCGGCTGCGATGTCCGGCCCGCCCGTCTCCGCGCCGTCGACGCACGCCGAGCCCGGCCCGTCGCGCATCGACGGCCCGACGAACCGTCCGATCTCGACGCCGCCCCCGCCGCCGCCCGGCATCACGCCGATCGCGCCCTCGCAGCGCGGGACGGTGCCGCCCGCCGAGGCCGGCGAACCGTTCCGGCCGACACTCACCACCGCAGCGATCAACAGCGCGCGGGCCGAACGGCAGCGCACGATCATCCCGCCGCGTCCGAAGACCAACGGCGAACCGCCGACCGGGTTCAGCGCCACCGACCTCAGCGTTCCGGTGCCGGCGCCCCGACCCGATCAGGAGCCGACGGCACCCCCGGGATCGCGGGCCAACTGGCCGCTGGTGAACAACCCGGAGAACCCGGCGGACGTCACCTCGCCGCTCAATCCGGTGGTCACCTCCGCATACGACGACCGGAAGCGGCACGAAGCACCGCAGCCCCCCGCCGACCTCGGCGCGGAGCGTCGGGTGACCCCGCCGTGGCTCGCCGACGACCTGCCGCCCGAGCCGCCGGTGCTGCGACTGGTCGAGCCGCCGCCGCTGGCCGACCGTGCCCTGCGCAGCTCCGCCGAGTCGGCCCAGGAGACCCCGCCGCTGCGGCTGGTCGACCGGGGTGACCCGGCACGTGGCGGGCGTCCGGTGGAGCGGTTGGACCTCACCCCGCCGGCGCGCCGCGCGGAGCCGCCGGTGGAGCACCGGCCGCCGCCCGTCCCCGACGAGGGCGACGGCGACCTGTTGATCTTTGCTCAGGCCAGGTCCGCCTGGTTCGTCGGGCACGGCGAGAGCGCCGACCTGGAGTGGTCCAGCCTGGCCGACACCGGTTGGGAGGCCGCCGAGCAGGCCGCCCGTCCGGCGGTGGGTGCCGAGACCGGGGCCGGGTTGCCCAAGCGGGTGCCGCAGGCCAACCTCGTGCCCGGCTCGCCGCTGCGCGAGGAGCGTCCGCTGCGCATCGTCCGGGACGCGGCCAGCCTGGCCGAGAACACCACCGGCTACTTCCGCGGCTGGCGTCGCGGGCAGGAGATCGGCGGTTTCGCGGTCGGCGGGCGACCGGGCCGGGAGTCCGCCGGTGGCTGGGACTTCACCCGGGACTCCGGCGAGCGCGACGACGACCGGGAGTACGAGTACCGTTCCGCCGGCTACCGGTCCTGA
- the cydC gene encoding thiol reductant ABC exporter subunit CydC, protein MSTAPATTTRRVDSSPEAAVLRLARPYLRRLVGAGLLAAATEFAALALMATATWLLMTAAGRPELDRLTVAIVAVRALAVSRGVLRYAERLAGHDAVLRLVTDVRARVFATLAARRGAPPRTGDALSRLVSDVEAVQDLLLRVLVPAAAAATVSLVAVGLTALISPPAALTLAVGLLVAGVGLPLLATALTRRAAAEMAPLRGALATDAVDLTHGAADLAAFGATAGALDAAGGRARRLARLERRLAARGFAVDALGVLVAGLTAGAVVVVALRTDVSGAWIGVLAVGTLAAVEIALALVGAARQWTGLRSGLARVAPLLTPAAESRDTPAAAGEPTGGRDNPSTERRDVPRVRFEEVTVRYRAGVPAALDRFDLDLPPGRRIAVVGPSGAGKSTLAAVLTGAVRPDSGRVGLDGHDVSTYPPEDLPRAVGGLLAEAYVFHATVRDNLLLGRPDADEAALAAATEAAGLADWVRAQPEGWDTVVGEEGGQLSGGQRQRLALARALLAAPGVLVLDEPTEGLDPVSADEVLASTLAATPAGHSVLLITHRLTGLDGLDEVLVLDAGRVVQRGPHADLVDAEGWYRDQWVVQQAAEHGYLALSGPHRP, encoded by the coding sequence ATGAGCACCGCTCCGGCCACCACGACCCGCCGTGTCGACTCGTCGCCCGAGGCGGCCGTACTCCGGTTGGCCCGGCCGTACCTGCGACGGCTGGTCGGAGCGGGACTGCTCGCGGCGGCCACCGAGTTCGCCGCCCTCGCCCTGATGGCCACCGCCACCTGGCTGTTGATGACCGCCGCCGGTCGGCCGGAACTGGACCGGCTCACCGTGGCGATCGTCGCGGTGCGGGCGCTCGCGGTGAGCCGGGGCGTGCTGCGCTACGCGGAACGGCTGGCCGGGCACGACGCGGTGCTCCGGCTCGTCACCGACGTCCGGGCCCGGGTGTTCGCCACGCTCGCCGCCCGACGGGGTGCCCCGCCGCGCACCGGAGACGCGCTCAGCCGTCTGGTCTCCGATGTGGAGGCGGTGCAGGACCTGCTGCTGCGGGTGCTCGTCCCGGCCGCCGCCGCGGCGACGGTGAGCCTGGTGGCCGTCGGCCTGACCGCACTGATCTCGCCGCCGGCCGCGCTCACCCTCGCCGTCGGCCTGCTGGTCGCAGGCGTGGGCCTGCCGCTGCTGGCCACCGCGTTGACCCGGCGGGCCGCCGCCGAGATGGCACCACTGCGCGGTGCCCTCGCCACCGACGCGGTCGACCTGACCCACGGCGCCGCCGACCTGGCCGCCTTCGGTGCCACCGCCGGCGCGCTCGACGCCGCCGGTGGGCGGGCCCGCCGTCTCGCCCGGCTGGAGCGGCGGCTCGCCGCGCGCGGCTTCGCCGTCGACGCCCTCGGGGTGCTGGTCGCCGGGCTCACCGCCGGTGCCGTGGTGGTCGTGGCGCTGCGGACCGACGTGTCCGGCGCGTGGATCGGGGTGTTGGCGGTCGGCACGCTGGCCGCCGTGGAGATCGCCCTCGCGCTGGTCGGTGCCGCCCGGCAGTGGACCGGTCTGCGCTCCGGACTGGCCCGGGTCGCCCCGCTGCTGACGCCGGCCGCCGAGAGCCGCGACACACCGGCCGCTGCCGGGGAGCCGACCGGTGGGCGGGACAACCCGTCGACGGAGCGGCGCGACGTCCCCCGGGTACGGTTCGAGGAGGTCACGGTCCGTTACCGGGCCGGGGTGCCCGCCGCGCTCGACCGGTTCGACCTCGACCTGCCGCCCGGCCGCCGGATCGCGGTGGTGGGCCCGAGCGGGGCCGGCAAGAGCACCCTCGCCGCCGTGCTGACCGGTGCGGTACGCCCGGACAGCGGTCGGGTGGGTCTGGACGGCCACGACGTGTCGACGTACCCGCCGGAAGACCTGCCGAGGGCGGTCGGCGGGCTGCTCGCCGAGGCGTACGTCTTCCACGCCACCGTCCGGGACAACCTGCTCCTCGGCCGCCCCGACGCCGACGAGGCAGCACTGGCCGCCGCCACCGAGGCCGCCGGCCTGGCGGACTGGGTACGGGCGCAACCGGAGGGCTGGGACACCGTGGTCGGCGAGGAGGGCGGGCAGCTCTCCGGTGGTCAACGGCAGCGGTTGGCGCTGGCCCGCGCGTTGCTCGCCGCGCCCGGCGTACTGGTGCTGGACGAACCGACGGAGGGTCTCGACCCGGTCTCCGCCGACGAGGTGCTCGCCTCCACCCTGGCCGCCACGCCGGCCGGGCATTCGGTGCTTCTGATCACGCATCGACTCACCGGTCTCGACGGGCTCGACGAGGTGCTGGTGCTCGACGCCGGGCGGGTGGTCCAGCGGGGACCGCACGCGGACCTGGTCGACGCCGAGGGCTGGTACCGCGACCAGTGGGTGGTGCAGCAGGCCGCCGAGCACGGTTACCTCGCGCTCTCCGGCCCGCACCGGCCCTGA
- the cydD gene encoding thiol reductant ABC exporter subunit CydD, which translates to MSRRPFDPRLLRRVPAARRDLVLLALLGVLAAGLVVAQATALAMLLATAFTGRLDRVALAGLVAAVAARALVVWAQGAVSARAAATVKAALRADLLGAVARHGPGWVAGQRAGQLATLAGRGLDALDAYFTGYLPQLVLSVTVPVAVLGRVVFADWSSAVIIALTLPLIPIFGALLGWQAQAATERQWRRLSRLGGHFLDMVAGLPTLRAFGRARAQTDAVRRMADGHRVATMQTLRIAFLSALVLELVATLSVALVAVPVGLRLLDGGLALQTALLVLLLTPEAYLPLRAAGSRFHASMEGLTALDEALTLSGSAPTPVPRSGASPDGRGEIRFEAVTVAYERTTALRDVSLTIRPGERVAIIGPSGAGKSTLLGLLLGFVTPTTGRVTVGGVDLAGADADEWRRQVAWVPQRAHLFAASLADNIRLGHADAAPEAITAAVRDAALDEVVAALPDGLDTGLGERGHGLSSGQRQRVALARAFLRDAPVVLLDEPTARLDAAAEAAVLSATRRLVTGRTALLVAHRPALLEDADRILRVEDGRVTELTPQPAGEAR; encoded by the coding sequence GCGTTCACCGGGCGGCTGGACCGCGTCGCGCTGGCCGGTCTGGTGGCCGCCGTCGCGGCCCGCGCGCTGGTGGTGTGGGCGCAGGGCGCGGTCTCGGCGCGGGCGGCGGCCACGGTGAAGGCCGCGCTGCGGGCCGATCTGCTGGGCGCGGTCGCCCGGCACGGTCCGGGCTGGGTCGCCGGCCAGCGGGCCGGACAGTTGGCCACGCTGGCGGGGCGTGGACTGGACGCGCTCGACGCCTACTTCACCGGTTACCTGCCGCAGCTCGTGCTGAGCGTCACGGTGCCGGTGGCGGTGCTCGGTCGGGTCGTCTTCGCCGACTGGAGTTCGGCGGTGATCATCGCGCTGACCCTGCCGCTCATCCCGATCTTCGGAGCGCTGCTCGGCTGGCAGGCCCAGGCCGCCACCGAACGGCAGTGGCGGCGGCTGTCCCGCCTCGGCGGGCACTTCCTGGACATGGTGGCCGGGCTGCCCACACTGCGGGCGTTCGGGCGGGCCCGCGCGCAGACCGACGCGGTGCGGCGGATGGCCGACGGGCACCGGGTCGCCACCATGCAGACCCTGCGGATCGCCTTCCTCTCCGCCCTGGTGCTGGAGCTGGTGGCCACCCTGTCGGTGGCGCTGGTCGCGGTCCCGGTCGGTCTCCGCCTGCTCGACGGCGGGCTGGCACTCCAGACCGCGCTGCTGGTGCTGCTGCTCACCCCGGAGGCGTACCTGCCGTTGCGGGCCGCCGGCAGCCGGTTCCACGCCAGCATGGAGGGCCTCACGGCGCTGGACGAGGCGCTCACGCTCTCCGGTTCCGCGCCGACGCCCGTACCCCGTTCCGGTGCGTCGCCCGACGGGCGCGGCGAGATCCGGTTCGAGGCGGTGACGGTCGCGTACGAACGCACCACCGCGCTGCGGGACGTGTCGCTGACCATCCGGCCCGGCGAGCGGGTGGCGATCATCGGCCCGAGCGGCGCCGGTAAGAGCACCCTGCTCGGGCTGCTGCTCGGCTTCGTCACACCGACCACCGGGCGGGTCACCGTCGGCGGTGTCGACCTGGCCGGCGCGGACGCCGACGAGTGGCGTCGACAGGTGGCCTGGGTGCCGCAGCGGGCCCACCTGTTCGCCGCGTCGCTGGCCGACAACATCCGCCTCGGCCACGCAGACGCCGCGCCGGAGGCGATCACCGCAGCGGTGCGCGACGCGGCGCTGGACGAGGTGGTCGCCGCGCTGCCCGACGGCTTGGACACCGGGCTCGGCGAACGCGGGCACGGCCTGTCCAGCGGCCAGCGGCAGCGGGTGGCGCTGGCCCGGGCGTTCCTGCGGGACGCACCGGTGGTGCTGCTCGACGAACCGACCGCCCGCCTGGACGCCGCCGCCGAGGCGGCGGTGCTGTCGGCCACCCGTCGACTGGTGACCGGACGGACCGCGCTGCTGGTCGCACACCGCCCCGCGCTGCTGGAGGACGCCGACCGGATCCTGCGGGTGGAGGACGGTCGGGTCACCGAGCTGACCCCGCAACCGGCCGGGGAGGCCCGATGA
- a CDS encoding DNA primase: MGSPTHTEVTVARQSPQRPDADEPELDDTTGPAKPDATEPEAVAEPDPAEREADDESSDVEEADSAAAQASRALWDELRIDPIEVALPAGTGFTLRAYRPARELTPTDVAERDADDPFLARRQVVETDDEDDDVVILDEDVAREFAESDEDEKQDKDEESGKSASGKSTSKKDSDADEDADEKADDDGDEEVPVFLSHRGRLLLFKTPESLVSFVRSGAPNDMSQLDSWNELSERVEPADIAPLEEDVYELDLVVENLRGGHDSWAPTLLIEAGEVARDLSYALRLPAVLDMLSSGSSLDDLDDALRASVKGGIGGFLGRRKLKKIGAQTASLGWRTIVGKISAVVDWRD; the protein is encoded by the coding sequence GTGGGCAGCCCGACGCACACGGAGGTCACCGTGGCCCGCCAGTCGCCCCAACGGCCGGACGCCGACGAGCCCGAGCTCGATGACACCACCGGCCCCGCCAAGCCGGACGCCACCGAGCCGGAGGCCGTCGCCGAGCCGGACCCCGCCGAGCGGGAGGCCGACGACGAGTCGTCGGACGTCGAGGAGGCGGACAGCGCGGCGGCCCAGGCGTCCCGCGCCCTCTGGGACGAGCTGCGGATCGACCCGATCGAGGTCGCTCTGCCCGCCGGCACCGGCTTCACCCTGCGGGCCTACCGGCCGGCCCGTGAGTTGACCCCGACCGACGTCGCGGAACGCGACGCCGACGACCCGTTCCTGGCCCGTCGGCAGGTCGTCGAGACCGACGACGAGGACGACGACGTCGTGATCCTCGACGAGGACGTCGCCCGGGAGTTCGCCGAGAGCGACGAGGACGAGAAGCAGGACAAGGACGAGGAGTCGGGCAAGTCCGCCTCGGGCAAGTCCACCTCGAAGAAGGACTCCGACGCCGACGAGGACGCCGACGAGAAGGCGGACGACGACGGCGACGAGGAAGTGCCCGTCTTCCTGAGTCACCGGGGACGGCTGCTGCTGTTCAAGACCCCGGAATCCCTGGTCAGCTTCGTCCGTTCCGGTGCGCCCAACGATATGTCCCAGCTGGACAGCTGGAATGAATTGTCCGAACGGGTGGAACCGGCGGACATCGCCCCGCTCGAGGAGGACGTCTACGAGCTCGATCTGGTAGTGGAGAACCTGCGGGGTGGCCACGACAGCTGGGCTCCGACGCTGCTCATCGAGGCGGGCGAGGTCGCTCGCGACCTGTCGTACGCGCTGCGCCTGCCCGCCGTGCTCGACATGCTGTCCAGCGGCTCCAGCCTCGACGATCTGGACGACGCGCTACGCGCGTCTGTCAAGGGCGGCATCGGCGGATTCCTCGGTCGACGTAAGCTGAAGAAAATTGGGGCACAAACCGCAAGTCTGGGTTGGCGGACCATTGTCGGAAAGATCTCTGCGGTCGTGGACTGGCGCGACTGA